Proteins encoded within one genomic window of Panicum virgatum strain AP13 chromosome 1N, P.virgatum_v5, whole genome shotgun sequence:
- the LOC120655988 gene encoding digalactosyldiacylglycerol synthase 1, chloroplastic-like, with product MEAGASPPRSVSVGGGFGGARGDASAFSFLSKGWREVRDSATADLRLMRARADSLRTLADRELEHLLASASTALAAAPPPPPLAAGAPIAELEFVRTRIQPKISELRRRYASRERDLGRRVLEGWAPSGPARARVDLSGITAIRNAIISQADGGERWRRAAWKGEAEVQEGMEWEVVRMIRDGIKEFERRSQTSEIFEGLRSTGELVEKFKSSLKSFNMESQGSKEIPPLDLTEILANLVRQSEPFLDQLGVRRDQCDRLVKALYRKQNHSLSEDTSLPVNDNSSDELDLRIASVLQSTGYHADNGLWSEPAKYEVSDNKRHVAIVTTASLPWMTGTAVNPLFRAAYLAKGTKQDVTLVVPWLCKSDQELVYPNSMTFSSPEEQETYIRNWLEERLGFESNFKISFYPGKFSKEWRSIIPAGDTSQFIPSREADIAILEEPEHLNWYHHGKRWTDKFNHVVGVVHTNYLEYIKREKSGALQAFLVKHINNWVTRAYCDKVLRLSAATQDLPKSIICNVHGVNPKFLKIGEKITADRESGDPSFSKGAYFLGKMVWAKGYRELIDLMSKHKSDLEGFKLDVYGSGEDSHEVQTTARKLDLGLNFFKGRDHADNSLHGYKVFINPSISDVLCTATAEALAMGKFVICAEHPSNDFFMSFPNCLTYKTSEEFVARVKEAMDREPQPLTPEQRYNLSWEAATERFLEYSDLDKVLNDEVVQPGQAGARSKLRRTSQPNFSDIMDGGLAFAHRCLTGSEVLRLATGAIPGTRDYDKQHCVDMGLLPPQVQHPVYGW from the exons ATGGAGGCGGGTGCGTCGCCGCCCCGGTCGGTctccgtcggcggcggcttcggagGGGCGCGGGGCGACGCCAGCGCCTTCTCGTTCCTCTCCAAGGGGTGGCGCGAGGTGCGGGACTCCGCCACCGCCGACTTGCGCCTCATGCGCGCGCGGGCCGACTCCCTCCGCACGCTCGCGGACCGCGAGCTCgagcacctcctcgcgtccgcctccaccgcgctcgccgccgccccgccgccgccgccgctcgccgcggggGCGCCCATCGCCGAGCTCGAGTTCGTGCGCACCCGGATCCAGCCCAAGATCTCCGAGCTGCGCCGCCGGTACGCGTCGCGGGAGCGGGACCTCGGCCGCAGGGTGCTCGAGGGCTGGGCCCCAAGCgggcccgcgcgcgcccgcgtCGACCTCTCCGGGATCACCGCCATCCGCAACGCCATCATCTCCCAGGCGGACGGTGGCGAGCGGTGGAGGCGCGCGGCGTGGAAGGGGGAGGCGGAGGTGCAGGAGGGGATGGAGTGGGAGGTCGTCAGGATGATACGGGACGGCATCAAGGAGTTCGAGCGCCGGAGCCAAACCAGCGAGATTTTCGAGGGCTTGCGCAGTACCGGCGAGCTCGTTGAGAAATTCAAGTCCAGCCTG AAATCATTCAACATGGAGTCCCAAGGATCCAAG GAAATCCCTCCACTGGATCTAACTGAAATACTGGCGAATCTAGTAAGGCAGTCTGAACCATTCTTGGATCAACTTGGTGTACGAAGAG ATCAATGTGACAGATTAGTGAAGGCATTGTATAGGAAACAAAATCATTCCCTTTCAGAAGACACATCCTTGCCTGTAAATGATAACTCATCAGATGAACTTGACTTGAGAATCGCCAGTGTGCTTCAAAGTACTGGTTATCATGCTGATAATGGTCTCTGGAGTGAACCTGCAAAGTATGAGGTCTCAGACAATAAAAGACATGTGGCTATTGTCACCACAGCAAGCCTACCTTGGATGACAGGAACAGCAGTTAATCCATTGTTCCGTGCAGCGTATCTTGCAAAAGGTACTAAACAAGATGTGACTCTGGTAGTTCCTTGGCTCTGCAAATCAGACCAAGAACTGGTATACCCAAACAGCATGACCTTCAGTTCACCAGAAGAGCAGGAAACTTATATAAGGAACTGGCTAGAGGAAAGACTTGGCTTTGAATCAAACTTCAAGATATCATTCTATCCTGGCAAG TTCTCAAAAGAGTGGCGTAGCATCATTCCTGCTGGTGATACGTCTCAGTTCATTCCGTCAAGAGAAGCTGATATAGCAATATTGGAAGAACCAGAGCATCTCAACTGGTATCATCATGGGAAACGCTGGACTGACAAGTTCAACCATGTTGTTGGTGTAGTTCATACAAACTACCTGGAATATATCAAGAGAGAGAAGAGTGGAGCTCTTCAAGCTTTTCTAGTTAAACACATCAACAATTGGGTGACCAGAGCATACTGTGACAAG GTCTTGCGTCTTTCTGCAGCAACTCAAGATTTACCAAAGTCTATAATCTGCAATGTTCATGGCGTAAACCCAAAGTTTCTGAAGATTGGAGAGAAAATTACTGCAGATAGGGAGAGTGGAGACCCGTCATTTTCCAAGGGAGCATATTTCCTTGGGAAGATGGTTTGGGCCAAGGGTTACAGGGAACTGATAGATTTGATGTCTAAACATAAAAGTGACTTGGAAGGATTCAAGTTAGATGTATACGGAAGTGGTGAGGACTCACATGAAGTTCAGACTACTGCCAGGAAGCTGGATTTGGGACTCAATTTTTTCAAGGGAAGGGATCATGCTGATAATTCACTCCATGG GTACAAGGTTTTCATAAATCCTAGCATTAGTGATGTCCTTTGCACAGCAACAGCAGAGGCTCTTGCAATGGGGAAATTCGTCATCTGTGCAGAACATCCATCAAACGATTTTTTCATGTCATTTCCGAACTGCTTGACATACAAAACTTCAGAGGAATTTGTCGCCAGAGTGAAAGAAGCAATGGATAGAGAACCCCAACCTCTAACCCCAGAACAAAGATACAACCTATCATGGGAGGCAGCAACCGAAAGGTTCCTGGAGTACTCAGACCTTGACAAGGTTCTCAACGATGAGGTGGTTCAGCCTGGACAAGCTGGAGCTAGAAGCAAATTGAGAAGAACCTCACAGCCTAATTTCTCCGACATCATGGATGGTGGATTGGCTTTTGCTCATCGATGCCTAACTGGCAGCGAGGTTCTCAGGTTGGCAACGGGTGCCATTCCTGGCACTCGTGACTATGATAAGCAGCACTGCGTGGATATGGGCCTTTTGCCGCCTCAGGTCCAGCACCCTGTTTATGGCTGGTGA